From Vigna unguiculata cultivar IT97K-499-35 chromosome 5, ASM411807v1, whole genome shotgun sequence, the proteins below share one genomic window:
- the LOC114184927 gene encoding uncharacterized protein LOC114184927 gives MTTVQSEGATKGTAITEKAFKRWGRRSPFLRYGLPMISLTVLGSLGLAQLLQGSKDIARVKDDQEWEIIETRKALSRTGPVHAYNPKQISLDDELKALQQKVDINNYEYKKIPKPNEGNQD, from the exons ATGACTACAGTCCAGAGCGAGGGGGCAACAAAAGGAACTGCCATAACTGAGAAAGCATTCAAAAGATGGGGCAGGAGAAGCCCATTTTTGAGATATGGCCTTCCTATGATCTCTCTCACTGTCCTCGGCTCTCTAGGCCTTGCCCAACTCCTGCAAGGCAG CAAGGATATTGCAAGGGTGAAAGATGATCAAGAGTGGGAAATCATTGAAACAAGAAAAGCATTGTCTAGGACAGGACCAGTGCATGCGTACAATCCAAAACAGATTTCCTTGGACGATGAGCTAAAG GCTTTGCAACAAAAGGTGGACATTAACAACTATGAATACAAGAAAATTCCTAAACCAAATGAAGGCAATCAAGACTAG
- the LOC114184926 gene encoding mitochondrial inner membrane protease subunit 1 isoform X2: protein MDLGFHSWEDFWIGNIDLLCILPREWCTNKLRKEETERKRKMRFLGHAAQWRSAAKEALDRTSITVNFLCWLHFTSNYLCSPFHAYGVSMLPTLNVTGDILLADHLSPLLGNVGHGDLVLVRSPLNPKIRLTKRVVAVEGDTVTYFDPLHSEASQVAVVPKGHVWIQGDNIYASRDSRHFGPVPYGLIEGKVFFRELCIVNIA, encoded by the exons ATGGATTT AGGTTTTCATTCTTGGGAAGACTTTTGGATAGGTAATATCGATCTTCTGTGCATCCTTCCAAG AGAATGGTGTACTAACAAGCTTCGAAAAGAAGAGAccgaaagaaagagaaagatgagGTTTTTGGGTCACGCAGCTCAATGGAGAAGCGCAGCGAAGGAAGCGTTGGACCGCACAAGCATCACTGTGAATTTCCTGTGTTGGCTTCACTTCACCAGCAACTACCTCTGTTCCCCGTTTCAC GCGTATGGGGTTAGCATGCTCCCCACTCTCAACGTCACCGGCGACATCCTCCTCGCCGACCATCTCTCTCCGCTACTCGGGAACGTCGGCCACGGCGACTTGGTTCTCGTTCGGTCCCCTCTAAACCCTAAGATCAGGTTGACGAAGCGCGTCGTGGCCGTGGAAGGGGACACCGTCACTTACTTCGACCCGTTGCACTCTGAAGCTTCTCAAGTTGCAGTG GTGCCAAAGGGGCATGTTTGGATTCAAGGGGATAACATTTATGCCTCCCGTGACTCACGCCATTTCGGTCCTGTCCCATATGGTCTCATAGAAGGAAAAGTGTTTTTCCGG GAGTTGTGCATAGTCAACATCGCATAG
- the LOC114184926 gene encoding mitochondrial inner membrane protease subunit 1 isoform X1, translating to MDLGFHSWEDFWIGNIDLLCILPREWCTNKLRKEETERKRKMRFLGHAAQWRSAAKEALDRTSITVNFLCWLHFTSNYLCSPFHAYGVSMLPTLNVTGDILLADHLSPLLGNVGHGDLVLVRSPLNPKIRLTKRVVAVEGDTVTYFDPLHSEASQVAVVPKGHVWIQGDNIYASRDSRHFGPVPYGLIEGKVFFRVWPPGSIGLLD from the exons ATGGATTT AGGTTTTCATTCTTGGGAAGACTTTTGGATAGGTAATATCGATCTTCTGTGCATCCTTCCAAG AGAATGGTGTACTAACAAGCTTCGAAAAGAAGAGAccgaaagaaagagaaagatgagGTTTTTGGGTCACGCAGCTCAATGGAGAAGCGCAGCGAAGGAAGCGTTGGACCGCACAAGCATCACTGTGAATTTCCTGTGTTGGCTTCACTTCACCAGCAACTACCTCTGTTCCCCGTTTCAC GCGTATGGGGTTAGCATGCTCCCCACTCTCAACGTCACCGGCGACATCCTCCTCGCCGACCATCTCTCTCCGCTACTCGGGAACGTCGGCCACGGCGACTTGGTTCTCGTTCGGTCCCCTCTAAACCCTAAGATCAGGTTGACGAAGCGCGTCGTGGCCGTGGAAGGGGACACCGTCACTTACTTCGACCCGTTGCACTCTGAAGCTTCTCAAGTTGCAGTG GTGCCAAAGGGGCATGTTTGGATTCAAGGGGATAACATTTATGCCTCCCGTGACTCACGCCATTTCGGTCCTGTCCCATATGGTCTCATAGAAGGAAAAGTGTTTTTCCGG GTATGGCCACCTGGTAGCATTGGATTACTCGATTga
- the LOC114184610 gene encoding BTB/POZ domain-containing protein At5g03250-like, translating to MACMKLGSKSEMFYLYGQSWLCSTGLPSDIIIEIGDTSFHLHKFPLISRSRELESLMREVPCEPDKSVLELPGLPGGAKAFLHVVKFCYGVKMELNASNVVGLRCAAEYLQMSENYGEGNLIMQTEKFLNHVFGYWTDTLIALKTCEEVLPMAEELHIASRSINSLVQKVADQSLVNLPVSSGPSVAQSPEDAEVWNGISLTPKASGEDWWFDDVSSLSLPLYKRFIRGASAPNIKPKRIAGSLIYYAKKHIPLLGSQTNSQSGNSSSLKSSLSTPSEADQRNLIQEIVELLPNEKDIAPTKFLLGCLRTAMALYASSSCCSSLEKRIGSQLDEAYLEDLLIPNIGFSMETIHDIDCVQRMLDHFMIVEHDLIDTTSNDIEEEERRIVGSSQPLSPMAKVANLIDSYLAEVAPDVNVKLPKFQSLAAVIPDHVRTLDDGLYRAIDIYLKNHHWLTDSEKEQICRLMNCQKLSLEASTHAAQNERLPLRVVVQVLFFEQLKLRTSVAGWFFASDNVENSQNMNANLSLMRNDGSIPHNPVVAFDNMKERVAELEKEYLSMKHDLEKMMKSKGGWNMFLRKLGWKLVPKPSNANVSKPCRKSKISPATTAQMEEKAMQVK from the exons ATGGCGTGCATGAAGCTGGGATCCAAATCTGAAATGTTTTACCTCTATGGCCAAAGTTG GCTTTGCTCAACTGGACTTCCAAGTGATATCATCATTGAAATTGGTGATACATCTTTCCATCTCCACAAG TTTCCACTGATATCAAGAAGCAGAGAGCTAGAAAGTTTGATGAGGGAAGTACCATGCGAACCTGATAAGTCTGTTTTGGAACTGCCTGGTCTACCTGGAGGAGCCAAGGCGTTTTTGCATGTTGTTAAGTTTTGTTATGGTGTCAAAATGGAGTTGAATGCATCGAATGTGGTTGGTCTCAGGTGTGCAGCAGAGTATCTGCAAATGAGTGAGAACTATGGAGAGGGGAATCTCATCATGCAGACAGAAAAATTCCTTAATCATGTGTTTGGTTACTGGACAGACACTCTCATTGCTCTTAAAACATGTGAAGAGGTTTTACCTATGGCTGAAGAGCTTCACATCGCTTCACGTAGCATAAACTCTTTGGTGCAGAAAGTGGCAGATCAAAGTTTGGTTAATTTGCCTGTCTCATCAGGTCCAAGTGTTGCTCAGAGTCCAGAAGATGCAGAAGTGTGGAATGGAATAAGCCTGACACCAAAGGCATCAGGTGAAGATTGGTGGTTTGATGATGTATCTTCTCTTAGTTTGCCATTGTACAAAAGGTTCATACGAGGTGCTAGTGCACCAAACATTAAACCTAAGAGAATCGCTGGATCACTTATTTACTATGCAAAAAAGCACATTCCCTTGTTGGGAAGTCAAACAAATTCACAGAGTGGAAACTCGTCTTCTCTTAAGTCATCTCTTTCTACCCCTTCTGAAGCAGATCAGAGGAATCTTATTCAGGAAATAGTGGAGTTGCTGCCAAATGAAAAGGACATAGCACCAACCAAGTTTTTGTTGGGGTGTCTGCGGACAGCAATGGCTTTATATGCTAGTTCATCTTGCTGCTCAAGCTTGGAGAAAAGGATTGGTTCTCAATTAGATGAAGCATATTTAGAAGATCTTTTGATTCCAAATATTGGATTCTCAATGGAAACTATTCATGACATCGACTGTGTCCAAAGAATGCTTGACCATTTCATGATTGTAGAGCATGATCTAATTGATACTACGTCTAATGATatagaagaggaagaaaggCGCATAGTTGGAAGTTCTCAACCTCTGAGCCCAATGGCAAAAGTGGCTAACCTGATAGATTCTTATTTAGCTGAAGTTGCACCTGATGTAAATGTGAAGCTACCAAAATTTCAATCACTTGCTGCTGTAATTCCTGATCATGTCAGGACCCTGGATGATGGTTTATACCGCGCCATTGATATATATCTCAAG aatcaTCATTGGCTGACAGACTCTGAGAAGGAACAAATCTGCAGGCTCATGAATTGCCAGAAGCTGTCATTGGAAGCTAGCACACATGCAGCTCAAAATGAGAGATTACCACTTCGTGTAGTGGTCCAAGTCTTGTTCTTTGAACAACTGAAGCTGCGCACATCTGTTGCTGGCTGGTTTTTTGCTTCTGACAACGTTGAGAACTCACAAAACATGAATGCAAATCTGTCTCTGATGAGAAATGATGGCAGCATTCCACACAACCCGGTTGTGGCTTTTGATAACATGAAAGAGAGAGTGGCTGAACTTGAGAAGGAGTACTTGAGCATGAAGCATGATTTGGAAAAAATGATGAAGTCAAAGGGAGGTTGGAACATGTTCCTTAGGAAATTGGGTTGGAAGCTTGTGCCTAAACCCTCTAATGCCAATGTCTCCAAGCCATGCCGGAAGTCCAAAATATCACCGGCAACTACTGCCCAGATGGAAGAAAAGGCCATGCAAGTGAAATGA
- the LOC114184926 gene encoding mitochondrial inner membrane protease subunit 1 isoform X3 codes for MRFLGHAAQWRSAAKEALDRTSITVNFLCWLHFTSNYLCSPFHAYGVSMLPTLNVTGDILLADHLSPLLGNVGHGDLVLVRSPLNPKIRLTKRVVAVEGDTVTYFDPLHSEASQVAVVPKGHVWIQGDNIYASRDSRHFGPVPYGLIEGKVFFRVWPPGSIGLLD; via the exons atgagGTTTTTGGGTCACGCAGCTCAATGGAGAAGCGCAGCGAAGGAAGCGTTGGACCGCACAAGCATCACTGTGAATTTCCTGTGTTGGCTTCACTTCACCAGCAACTACCTCTGTTCCCCGTTTCAC GCGTATGGGGTTAGCATGCTCCCCACTCTCAACGTCACCGGCGACATCCTCCTCGCCGACCATCTCTCTCCGCTACTCGGGAACGTCGGCCACGGCGACTTGGTTCTCGTTCGGTCCCCTCTAAACCCTAAGATCAGGTTGACGAAGCGCGTCGTGGCCGTGGAAGGGGACACCGTCACTTACTTCGACCCGTTGCACTCTGAAGCTTCTCAAGTTGCAGTG GTGCCAAAGGGGCATGTTTGGATTCAAGGGGATAACATTTATGCCTCCCGTGACTCACGCCATTTCGGTCCTGTCCCATATGGTCTCATAGAAGGAAAAGTGTTTTTCCGG GTATGGCCACCTGGTAGCATTGGATTACTCGATTga